The Lycium barbarum isolate Lr01 chromosome 9, ASM1917538v2, whole genome shotgun sequence genome has a segment encoding these proteins:
- the LOC132611784 gene encoding uncharacterized protein LOC132611784: protein MALFDSRTAARVISDEGSSALGGVTSSLSTYSSDSGLISLLKICWFLSREPCGSLIPIGTLLSDVLLAVSGMVRIMTIVTALIRHSGFWNDQNCFVNYKIDAVVFIDNCNYDELVSTITNQLGVDTGRKTISIKYTVEGDFQPIEIHNDMGVRVYVELKRENRVLGMYLMCVSVHDFDVEDDASGNRIIRDDVLQIGYSENRDGMEVCDSTGKAVVLFGNDNNLVISKPEAKGVFVDQIYQDKETLKIAMTKYAIRERFNFKTEGSNAISYTLGCWSPECKWKFRASRIEDFEMFRVRYFDDEHTCPLKDKVYSQRQATSWFFGEAVVKEKITNHKRKVTPGNIIDDVKNEFGVDVSYMMAWRAKEKVIKDFRALKAFMNGFECCRPIVVVDGAHLKSTYNGTFVSASTLDGAGSILPLAYGVIDSENNKSWTWFFELFEQAYGVRQNMCVVSDRHESIIHAVSKVYPTVPHLACIWHLWKNVTKQYTTNSEVLSPIFYSLAKAYSQDEFDKLMEKIWNVDIRVKRYLEDAGKDKWSRLYSPVNRGWTMTSNIAECINGKLVEASTEYVYTVNDGPRRFIIDLKKKTCSCRMFQLDEIPCSHAWAVLKNKNLTADAYCSELFKPETVVKTYDVPVDPLPDETEWNVPKSLSDEVVMPPIYKRPPGMPKKKRDKPLQELMIGKRRNACGKCGRLGHNMRSCDNPPLNKKKK, encoded by the exons ATGGCGTTGTTCGACTCCAGAACTGCTGCTAGAGTTATTTCTGATGAGGGATCCTCTGCTTT GGGTGGTGTTACCTCATCCCTCTCTACCTATTCTTCAGATTCAGGGTTAATTTCCTTGTTAAAGATCTGCTGGTTCCTCAGCCGCGAGCCCTGTGGGTCTCTCATTCCTATTGGAACACTGCTCTCTGACGTGCTGCTAGCTGTTTCAGGCATGGTCAG GATAATGACAATCGTAACTGCGTTGATCCGTCATTCTGGTTTTTGGAACGATCAGAACTGTTTTGTGAATTACAAAATTGATGCTGTTGTATTCATTGATAATTGCAATTACGATGAGTTAGTTTCTACGATTACAAATCAATTAGGCGTGGATACTGGCAGGAAAACTATTTCAATAAAATATACTGTTGAAGGCGATTTTCAACCAATTGAAATACACAACGATATGGGAGTTCGTGTTTACGTTGAGCTTAAGAGAGAAAACAGAGTTTTGGGGATGTATCTAATGTGCGTTAGTGTTCATGATTTTGATGTTGAGGATGATGCATCTGGTAATCGTATTATTAGAGATGATGTGTTGCAAATTGGATATAGCGAGAATCGGGATGGTATGGAAGTTTGTGATTCTACAGGAAAGGCTGTTGTTTTGTTTGGGAATGATAACAATTTGGTAATTTCGAAACCGGAAGCGAAAGGAGTTTTTGTCGATCAAATTTACCAGGATAAGGAAACTTTGAAAATTGCAATGACGAAATACGCAATTCGTGAAAGATTCAATTTCAAAACAGAGGGATCGAATGCTATAAG CTATACTCTGGGATGTTGGTCGCCGGAATGTAAATGGAAGTTCAGAGCGTCGAGAATTGAGGATTTTGAAATGTTCAGGGTTAGATATTTCGATGACGAACATACATGTCCGTTGAAGGACAAGGTGTATTCACAAAGACAAGCAACAAGTTGGTTTTTTGGAGAAGCGGTTGTCAAGGAGAAAATAACTAACCATAAAAGGAAGGTCACACCTGGGAATATAATAGACGATGTTAAAAATGAATTCGGCGTAGATGTTTCTTATATGATGGCATGGAGAGCTAAAGAGAAGGTTATAAAAGATTTCAGAG CACTCAAAGCATTCATGAACGGAttcgagtgttgtagaccaatagttgtaGTGGATGGTGCACACCTTAAATCAACGTATAATGGTACATTTGTGTCGGCAAGTACTTTGGATGGAGCAG GTAGTATCCTACCACTAGCGTACGGTGTGATAGattctgagaataataagtccTGGACGTGGTTCTTTGAACTGTTCGAGCAAGCTTATGGTGTTAGGCAAAATATGTGTGTCGTGTCCGATAGACATGAAAGCATAATACACGCAGTTTCTAAGGTGTATCCTACTGTTCCTCATTTGGCTTGTATATGGCATTTGTGGAAAAACGTGACAAAGCAATACACAACAAACAGTGAGGTGTTGAGTCCTATATTTTATTCACTAGCGAAGGCATACAGCCAGGATGAGTTCGATAAATTGATGGAGAAGATTTGGAATGTTGATATTCGGGTAAAACGATACCTAGAAGATGCTGGAAAGGATAAATGGTCTAGGCTTTATTCACCTGTTAACAGAGGATGGACAATGACTTCGAATATAGccgaatgtattaatggaaaattg GTAGAAGCGTCAACTGAATATGTTTACACAGTGAATGATGGACCGAGGCGTTTCATAATcgatttgaagaagaaaacttgCAGCTGCAGGATGTTCCAACTGGATGAGATACCGTGTTCTCATGCATGGGCAGTATTGAAGAACAAAAATTTGACTGCTGATGCATATTGTTCAGAATTATTCAAGCCAGAAACAGTTGTGAAAACATATGATGTGCCGGTTGATCCTCTTCCCGATGAGACCGAGTGGAATGTTCCTAAAAGTTTATCAGATGAAGTTGTTATGCCACCGATCTATAAGAGACCCCCTGGGATGCCAAAAAAGAAGAGGGACAAGCCTTTACAGGAGTTGATGATTGGTAAACGCAGGAATGCTTGCGGTAAATGTGGACGTCTTGGTCATAACATGCGTTCGTGTGATAATCCACCACTcaataagaagaaaaaataa